A genome region from Euphorbia lathyris chromosome 4, ddEupLath1.1, whole genome shotgun sequence includes the following:
- the LOC136226172 gene encoding serine carboxypeptidase-like, giving the protein MEKLTLLSVLLLSLTVVSLASFSDQYLARSNFPSVQAGKFIRELNLFPEKDVNLIDGARVAVQGGKRIVEKRFTFPNVAGGYDGVSEEELGHHAGYYKIANSHASRMFYFFFESRNSKKDPVVIWLTGGPGCSSELAMFYENGPFTIAKNMSLVWNEYGWDKASNLLYVDQPIGTGFSYSSDPRDIRHNEEGVSNDLYDFLQAFFAEHPEYVNNDFYITGESYAGHYIPAFAARVHKGNKAKEGTHINLKGFAMGNGLTDPAIQYKAYTDYALDMGLIEKSDYDRISKVVPLCEMAVKLCGTDGTISCMASYFVCNSIFSSIMARVGDINYYDVRKKCEGSLCYDFSNMEKYLNQKSVRDALGVGDIGFVSCSRSVYQAMLMDWMRNLEVGIPALLEDGIQLLVYAGEYDLICNWLGNSRWVHAMEWSGQKKFVSSPEVPFKVDNSEGGVLKSHGPLAFLKVHDAGHMVPMDQPKAALEMLKRWTQGKLSEDVDEDESEKLVAEI; this is encoded by the exons ATGGAGAAACTGACTCTCCTTTCTGTGCTGCTTTTATCTCTTACTGTTGTATCTCTCGCCAGTTTTTCTGACCAATACCTCGCTAGGTCAAATTTTCCGTCTGTTCAGGCCGGGAAGTTTATTAGGGAGCTCAATTTGTTCCCGGAGAAGGATGTTAACTTGATCGACGGCGCTCGTGTTGCCGTTCAGGGAGGTAAAAGGATTGTTGAGAAGCGGTTTACCTTTCCTAATGTTGCTGGGGGTTATGATGGTGTTTCTGAGGAGGAATTGGGGCATCATGCTGGTTATTACAAGATTGCTAACTCCCATGCCTCCAG gATGTTTTATTTCTTCTTCGAATCACGGAACAGCAAGAAAGATCCTGTGGTTATCTGGTTGACTGGAGGACCAGGGTGTAGCAGTGAGTTGGCTATGTTCTATGAAAATGGTCCTTTTACTATTGCAAAGAATATGTCTCTTGTATGGAACGAATATGGTTGGGACAAG GCATCTAACCTTCTCTATGTTGACCAACCTATTGGGACCGGATTCAGTTATAGTTCTGATCCACGCGACATTCGTCATAATGAGGAGGGAGTTAGTAATGATCTATATGATTTCTTACAG GCCTTCTTTGCGGAGCATCCTGAATATGTGAATAATGATTTTTACATTACTGGAGAATCATATGCTGGACACTATATTCCTGCTTTTGCTGCCCGCGTTCACAAGGGAAACAAAGCTAAAGAAGGAACTCATATAAACCTTAAG GGATTTGCCATGGGCAATGGGCTTACTGATCCTGCAATCCAATACAAAGCATACACAGATTATGCATTAGATATGGGGTTAATAGAAAAATCTGATTATGATCGCATAAGCAAGGTGGTTCCGCTGTGTGAAATGGCTGTTAAACTTTGCG GCACCGATGGTACAATCTCATGCATGGCTTCGTATTTTGTTTGCAACAGTATCTTTAGCAGTATTATGGCACGTGTTGGTGATATAAAT TACTATGATGTCAGAAAGAAATGTGAGGGGAGCCTCTGTTATGACTTCTCAAACATGGAGAAATATTTGAATCAGAAATCTGTAAGGGATGCACTTGGAGTTGGGGATATAGGTTTTGTGTCCTGTAGCCGATCTGTGTATCAGGCCATGTTGATGGACTGGATGAGGAATCTTGAAGTGGGCATTCCTGCTCTCCTTGAGGATGGAATTCAGTTGCTTGTATATGCTGGAGAATACGATCTTATCTGCAACTGGCTCG GAAATTCAAGATGGGTGCACGCTATGGAATGGTCGGGTCAGAAAAAGTTTGTATCTTCTCCAGAAGTTCCTTTCAAAGTTGATAATTCTGAAGGTGGTGTGTTGAAAAGCCATGGACCTCTTGCTTTCCTCAAG GTCCACGACGCAGGGCATATGGTTCCGATGGATCAGCCGAAAGCTGCATTAGAAATGCTGAAGAGATGGACGCAGGGGAAACTTTCTGAAGACGTGGATGAGGATGAATCAGAAAAACTGGTGGCTGAGATTTAG